One Lepus europaeus isolate LE1 chromosome 7, mLepTim1.pri, whole genome shotgun sequence DNA segment encodes these proteins:
- the ADM gene encoding pro-adrenomedullin isoform X2, producing MKLVSVALMFLGSLAFLGSDAARLDVASEFRKKWSKWALSRGKRELRDSSSYPSALASVKAGPAQTLIRPQDVRGASRSPQASADAARIRVKRYRQSMKNFQGSRGFGCRFGTCTVQNLAHQIYQFTDKDKDDTAPRNKISPQGYGRRRRRSLPEAGRDRTLVSSEPQARWAPSSREHRVLATLLRI from the exons ATGAAGTTGGTCTCTGTCGCCCTGATGTTCCTAGGCTCACTGGCCTTCCTAGGCTCGGACGCCGCGCGGCTCGACGTGGCGTCGGAGTTCCGAAAGAA GTGGAGTAAGTGGGCTCTAAGTCGTGGGAAGAGGGAGCTGCGGGACTCCAGCAGCTACCCCAGCGCGCTCGCTTCAGTGAAGGCAGGGCCTGCCCAGACCCTCATTCGGCCGCAGGACGTGAGAGGCGCCTCGCGCAGCCCGCAAGCCAG TGCGGACGCCGCCCGCATCCGAGTCAAGCGTTACCGCCAAAGCATGAAAAATTTCCAAGGCTCCCGCGGCTTCGGCTGCCGCTTCGGGACGTGCACGGTGCAGAACCTGGCGCACCAGATCTACCAGTTCACCGACAAGGACAAGGACGACACGGCCCCCCGGAACAAGATCAGCCCTCAAGGCTACGGCCGCCGGCGCCGGCGCTCCCTGCCCGAGGCCGGCCGGGATCGGACTCTGGTGTCTTCCGAGCCACAGGCGCGCTGGGCTCCGAGCTCCCGGGAGCACCGAGTGCTCGCCACCCTCCTTAGGATTTAG
- the LOC133763745 gene encoding uncharacterized protein LOC133763745, with amino-acid sequence MPDHEESAQTRLSPCLALPPQLLDSLSFSSRGRMGGKSSAPCTQVSGRPREWSRCCLASRSRTWALRAVPALPHASETQGQAAGRWAPGTRPRALPRGRHLSGPDLQRRARCRRHSVTLRGLATPKGRGVPRGEPGSSWSVRTEDRRYCGESAPSGSLPGLTDVSTLPSPVLCLPFTLCPVGRALRTDPGQDGLCVGPRRMSPTCRQLPSGSAPGRVLLSFLRRAPQTAGEVKGSWASAHSQGRSRGLDSFLPVRASPGGLLLRSRPRLHLVACSLCPSGKPGIR; translated from the exons ATGCCTGATCACGAAGAATCGGCCCAAACACGTTTGTCCCCCTGCCTTGCGCTTCCGCCACAGCTTCTTGACTCGCTGTCTTTCTCTTCCAGAGGCAGAATGGGAGGCAAAAGTTCAGCGCCCTGCACGCAGGTGTCTGGC CGGCCGCGCGAATGGTCACGTTGCTGCCTAGCGTCCCGGTCGAGAACGTGGGCTCTCAGGGCCGTACCTGCTCTGCCGCACGCTTCTGAGACCCAGGGCCAAGCTGCTGGGCGCTGGGCTCCGGGAACTCGGCCACG GGCTCTTCCCCGAGGGCGTCACCTGAGCGGCCCTGACTTGCAGCGGAGGGCGAGGTGCAGACGCCACTCTGTGACTTTGCGAGGACTTGCGACGCCGAAGGGCAGAGGGGTGCCGCGCGGCGAACCGGGCAGCAGCTGGTCGGTGCGCACCGAAGACCGCAGGTACTGCGGCGAGTCTGCCCCTTCCGGAAGCCTGCCCGGACTCACTGATGTTTCCACGCTCCCCTCTCCTGTCTTGTGTCTTCCCTTCACTTTGTGCCCTGTAGGGCGGGCTCTTCGCACCGATCCCGGCCAGGACGGGCTGTGTGTCGGTCCTCGGAGGATGTCACCTACCTGTCGCCAGCTTCCCTCTGGGTCTGCGCCAGGTCGGGTTTTACTTTCATTTCTCCGGCGCGCGCCTCAGACTGCCGGAGAGGTCAAGGGCAGCTGGGCGTCGGCCCACAGCCAAGGAAGGTCCCGTGGTCTGGACTCGTTCCTTCCCGTCCGCGCCAGCCCTGGGGGTTTGCTCCTGCGAAGCCGCCCGCGGTTGCACCTGGTTGCCTGCTCGCTGTGCCCTTCAGGAAAGCCCGGGATCCGGTGA
- the ADM gene encoding pro-adrenomedullin isoform X1, with product MKLVSVALMFLGSLAFLGSDAARLDVASEFRKKWSKWALSRGKRELRDSSSYPSALASVKAGPAQTLIRPQDVRGASRSPQASSADAARIRVKRYRQSMKNFQGSRGFGCRFGTCTVQNLAHQIYQFTDKDKDDTAPRNKISPQGYGRRRRRSLPEAGRDRTLVSSEPQARWAPSSREHRVLATLLRI from the exons ATGAAGTTGGTCTCTGTCGCCCTGATGTTCCTAGGCTCACTGGCCTTCCTAGGCTCGGACGCCGCGCGGCTCGACGTGGCGTCGGAGTTCCGAAAGAA GTGGAGTAAGTGGGCTCTAAGTCGTGGGAAGAGGGAGCTGCGGGACTCCAGCAGCTACCCCAGCGCGCTCGCTTCAGTGAAGGCAGGGCCTGCCCAGACCCTCATTCGGCCGCAGGACGTGAGAGGCGCCTCGCGCAGCCCGCAAGCCAG CAGTGCGGACGCCGCCCGCATCCGAGTCAAGCGTTACCGCCAAAGCATGAAAAATTTCCAAGGCTCCCGCGGCTTCGGCTGCCGCTTCGGGACGTGCACGGTGCAGAACCTGGCGCACCAGATCTACCAGTTCACCGACAAGGACAAGGACGACACGGCCCCCCGGAACAAGATCAGCCCTCAAGGCTACGGCCGCCGGCGCCGGCGCTCCCTGCCCGAGGCCGGCCGGGATCGGACTCTGGTGTCTTCCGAGCCACAGGCGCGCTGGGCTCCGAGCTCCCGGGAGCACCGAGTGCTCGCCACCCTCCTTAGGATTTAG